From Pseudomonas vanderleydeniana, the proteins below share one genomic window:
- a CDS encoding DMT family transporter — MNLFLYLLTVLIWGTTWIALKLQLGVVAIPVSIVYRFALAALVLFVVLLLSRRLQPMDRRGHLICLAQGLCLFCLNFMCFLTASQWVPSGLVAVVFSTATLWNALNARVFFKQRIARNVLMGGALGLLGLGLLFWPELSGHTAGPHTALGLGLALLGTLCFSAGNMLSSLQQKAGLKPLTTNAWGMLYGAAMLALYCLLSGIPFAMEWNTRYIGSLLYLVIPGSVIGFTAYLTLVGRMGPERAAYCTVLFPLVALNVSAYAEGYHWSAPALLGLLTVMAGNVLVFRKPAAPRPPMAARTA, encoded by the coding sequence ATGAACCTCTTTCTCTACCTGCTCACCGTGTTGATCTGGGGCACCACCTGGATCGCCCTGAAACTGCAACTGGGGGTGGTGGCGATTCCGGTGTCGATCGTCTATCGCTTCGCCCTGGCCGCGCTGGTGCTGTTCGTCGTGCTGCTGCTCAGCCGGCGCCTGCAGCCGATGGACCGCCGTGGCCACCTGATCTGCCTGGCCCAGGGCCTGTGCCTGTTCTGCCTGAACTTCATGTGCTTCCTGACCGCCAGCCAGTGGGTGCCCAGTGGACTGGTGGCGGTGGTGTTCTCCACCGCGACCTTGTGGAATGCCCTGAACGCCCGCGTGTTCTTCAAGCAACGGATCGCCCGCAACGTGCTGATGGGCGGTGCCCTCGGCCTGCTGGGCCTGGGCCTGCTGTTCTGGCCCGAGCTGTCGGGACACACCGCCGGCCCGCATACTGCGCTGGGTCTTGGCCTGGCCTTGCTTGGCACCCTGTGCTTCTCGGCCGGCAACATGCTCTCCAGCCTGCAGCAGAAGGCCGGGCTCAAGCCGCTGACCACCAACGCCTGGGGCATGTTGTATGGCGCGGCGATGTTGGCTCTCTACTGCCTGCTCAGCGGTATTCCCTTCGCCATGGAGTGGAACACCCGCTACATCGGCTCGTTGCTGTACCTGGTGATCCCGGGCTCGGTGATCGGCTTTACCGCCTACCTGACCCTGGTCGGGCGCATGGGGCCGGAACGGGCTGCCTATTGCACGGTGCTGTTCCCGCTGGTGGCGCTGAACGTTTCGGCCTATGCCGAGGGCTATCACTGGAGCGCCCCGGCGCTGCTCGGACTGTTGACGGTGATGGCCGGCAATGTCCTGGTATTCCGTAAGCCCGCCGCGCCACGACCTCCGATGGCAGCGAGGACGGCCTGA
- a CDS encoding AraC family transcriptional regulator, with amino-acid sequence MAALDTLQVFQALSRSPNSRLEHSADLGDGLTAAVWSNRHDAQDYEAPTHHTLSCYLAGGTGTFRRGRPDTKGGPDKLCILPAEHQSGWVINGSIRLAHLYFSPEQFALGCVTLLDREPRELQLQEHTFLEDPQQAWRFRRLIELDWEEPAQRLLGSSLAHDLLDHALLNQVGLRHGLKLKGGLAAHQRRLLVDYIDNRLDQPLSLGELAGLCALSEYHFARMFRHSFGLPPHQYVLARRLERARNLLRSSAQPLGEIALACGFASASHFTNRFRQALGATPGQYRQAFLS; translated from the coding sequence ATGGCCGCACTGGATACCCTGCAAGTCTTTCAAGCCCTCAGCCGCTCGCCCAATTCGCGCCTGGAACACAGCGCCGACCTGGGAGACGGGCTGACGGCGGCTGTCTGGAGCAACCGTCACGACGCCCAGGACTACGAGGCGCCCACTCATCACACCCTGTCCTGCTATCTCGCCGGCGGCACCGGCACCTTCCGTCGCGGTCGCCCCGACACCAAGGGCGGGCCGGACAAGCTGTGCATCCTGCCCGCCGAACACCAGTCCGGCTGGGTGATCAACGGCAGCATCCGGCTGGCGCACCTGTATTTCAGTCCGGAACAGTTCGCCCTTGGCTGCGTGACCCTGCTGGATCGTGAACCGCGTGAGCTGCAATTGCAGGAACACACCTTTCTCGAAGACCCGCAGCAGGCCTGGCGCTTTCGACGGCTGATCGAACTGGACTGGGAAGAGCCGGCGCAGCGACTGCTCGGCAGCAGTCTGGCGCACGACCTGCTCGACCACGCCCTGCTCAACCAGGTCGGCCTGCGCCACGGCTTGAAATTGAAAGGCGGACTGGCCGCGCACCAGCGCCGCCTGCTGGTGGACTACATCGACAACCGGCTGGACCAGCCGTTGAGCCTGGGCGAACTGGCCGGGCTGTGTGCGCTGTCCGAGTATCACTTCGCGCGGATGTTCCGCCACAGCTTCGGCCTGCCGCCGCACCAGTATGTCCTGGCCCGCCGCCTGGAGCGGGCGCGAAACCTGTTGCGCAGCAGCGCCCAACCACTCGGGGAGATCGCCCTGGCGTGCGGTTTCGCCAGCGCCAGCCACTTCACCAACCGGTTTCGCCAGGCACTGGGGGCAACGCCCGGCCAATACCGGCAGGCGTTCCTGTCCTAA
- the dacB gene encoding D-alanyl-D-alanine carboxypeptidase/D-alanyl-D-alanine endopeptidase, with product MNWLQGFTGRGVLVVFCALLGACSSKAPPAPEPVRTVILQAAQLPLPLPRSDFCASLDNTLRSPVMQGAVTSLVVREAGSGKLVCEYNAQSRLVPASSMKLVTTAAAMDVLGADFRFSTSVLTTGVQQGNLLIGDLYLRGSGDPTLRQEDYQALAADLARKGITRVRGRLILDDTAFDRQRLGLDWDPADEQQYFAAQISALSISPNADFDAGSILVNVRAAGVRQPPRISFTPDNRYMTLANRATTGRGGSLVVSRVSGSNLLQINGALPKGAERVVQLSVWEPTGLVGDVFRTALLQRGIVVEGGSVLGMATPPQARVLVEHQSAVLADLMAPLLKLSNNNMAEILLKAMGRKTANAGTAVAGAAAVSGFLQRQGVSPAGLQQFDGSGLSRRNQVSARTLSDLLLAVRNRPWFNAWYAALPVAGNPERMVGGTLRKRLRGTAAANNVHAKTGSMRGVSSLAGYVTSGTGQPLVFAMLTNNYRVGGWAIKDIENQVVTALANKTD from the coding sequence ATGAATTGGCTACAAGGTTTCACCGGCAGGGGCGTCCTGGTCGTCTTCTGCGCGTTGCTCGGCGCCTGTTCCAGCAAGGCGCCGCCAGCACCCGAGCCGGTGCGTACGGTTATCCTGCAGGCGGCGCAGTTGCCGCTGCCGCTGCCACGTTCGGATTTTTGTGCCAGCCTCGACAATACCCTGCGCAGCCCGGTCATGCAGGGCGCGGTGACCTCGCTGGTGGTGCGCGAGGCGGGCAGCGGCAAGCTGGTTTGTGAATACAACGCGCAGAGCCGGCTGGTGCCGGCCTCAAGCATGAAACTGGTGACCACCGCAGCGGCGATGGACGTGCTGGGGGCCGATTTCCGTTTTTCCACCAGCGTGCTGACCACCGGTGTGCAGCAGGGCAACCTGCTGATCGGTGACCTGTACCTGCGTGGCAGCGGCGATCCGACCCTGCGCCAGGAAGACTACCAGGCCCTGGCCGCGGACCTGGCCCGCAAGGGTATCACCCGGGTGCGCGGCCGGCTGATTCTCGATGACACGGCCTTCGACCGCCAGCGCCTGGGTCTCGACTGGGACCCGGCGGACGAACAGCAGTACTTCGCCGCGCAGATTTCCGCGCTGAGCATTTCGCCGAATGCCGACTTCGATGCCGGTTCCATCCTGGTCAACGTGCGGGCTGCGGGCGTGCGCCAGCCGCCACGTATCAGCTTCACTCCGGACAACCGCTACATGACCCTGGCCAACCGCGCCACCACCGGGCGTGGCGGTTCGCTGGTGGTCAGCCGGGTCTCCGGCAGCAACCTGTTGCAGATCAACGGTGCCTTGCCCAAGGGCGCTGAGCGGGTGGTGCAATTGAGCGTCTGGGAGCCGACTGGCCTGGTGGGCGACGTGTTCCGTACCGCGCTGCTCCAGCGGGGGATCGTGGTCGAGGGCGGCAGTGTGCTGGGCATGGCCACGCCGCCACAGGCCCGGGTGTTGGTGGAGCATCAGTCGGCGGTGCTGGCGGACCTGATGGCGCCGTTGCTCAAGCTGTCGAACAACAACATGGCGGAGATCCTGCTCAAGGCCATGGGCCGCAAGACCGCCAACGCCGGCACGGCGGTGGCCGGGGCGGCGGCGGTGAGTGGTTTCCTGCAGCGCCAGGGCGTCTCGCCGGCCGGTTTGCAGCAGTTCGACGGTTCCGGCTTGTCCCGCCGCAACCAGGTCTCGGCACGAACGCTCAGCGACCTGCTGCTGGCGGTGCGCAACCGGCCGTGGTTCAACGCCTGGTACGCGGCGCTGCCGGTGGCCGGCAATCCCGAGCGGATGGTCGGTGGCACGTTACGCAAGCGCCTGCGCGGTACGGCTGCGGCGAACAATGTGCACGCCAAGACCGGCAGCATGCGTGGGGTGTCGTCGCTGGCCGGCTACGTCACCAGCGGGACCGGACAGCCGCTGGTGTTCGCCATGCTGACCAACAACTACCGGGTGGGTGGCTGGGCGATCAAGGACATCGAGAACCAGGTGGTGACGGCGCTGGCCAACAAGACCGACTGA
- a CDS encoding YncE family protein yields the protein MRTVRMILALGMTLGMAVAVRAAPTDELLYHREQQVRLPGSGDSWGFVALDPTRPYLYLARRENGLGVFDVKRQRLVKTLANSAGANGVVQVPGLDRLFVLNTDGSLSVVERSSLKVLKRIAVAQSNLNSAVYEPATGQVIIVSGRRADRSSLFVFDPRQERVTAAHELDVKKIDPLLVKGDGSFFLPMRDEGKVARLSAKTFEVLDSWQFDGCVRPSALAQDSERRRLFVACRGDQPRLVVADLDSGVPKASLPITRDVNALAYDSAGRRLLVPSGVDANLTLVRQDDADHYALLGSVSTLPMAYNMAFDPQSRKVYLPAMDFTVPATGKDEPKADPIFHPGTFSVTTLAP from the coding sequence ATGCGCACGGTTCGCATGATCCTGGCCCTCGGCATGACCCTGGGCATGGCGGTTGCGGTCCGGGCCGCGCCGACGGATGAGTTGCTGTATCACCGCGAGCAGCAGGTGCGCCTGCCGGGCAGCGGTGACAGTTGGGGGTTCGTCGCGCTCGACCCGACGCGGCCCTATCTGTACCTGGCGCGGCGCGAGAACGGCCTGGGCGTGTTCGACGTCAAGCGCCAGCGCCTGGTCAAGACCCTGGCGAATTCCGCCGGTGCCAACGGCGTGGTGCAGGTGCCGGGCCTGGACCGGCTGTTCGTGCTCAACACCGATGGCAGTCTCTCGGTGGTCGAGCGCTCCAGCCTCAAGGTGCTCAAGCGGATCGCCGTCGCCCAGAGCAATCTCAACAGCGCGGTGTACGAACCTGCGACCGGCCAGGTGATCATTGTCAGTGGGCGGCGGGCCGACCGTTCCAGCCTGTTCGTCTTCGATCCAAGGCAGGAGCGCGTCACGGCGGCTCATGAGCTGGACGTGAAGAAGATCGACCCGCTGCTGGTCAAGGGCGATGGCAGCTTCTTCCTGCCGATGCGTGACGAGGGCAAGGTCGCGCGGCTGTCGGCGAAGACTTTCGAGGTCCTCGACAGCTGGCAGTTCGACGGTTGTGTCAGGCCCAGCGCCCTGGCCCAGGACAGTGAGCGGCGGCGCCTGTTCGTCGCCTGCCGGGGCGACCAGCCACGGTTGGTCGTCGCCGACCTGGACAGTGGTGTGCCCAAGGCCAGCCTGCCGATCACCCGCGACGTCAATGCCCTGGCCTATGACAGTGCCGGCCGGCGTCTGCTGGTGCCCAGCGGCGTCGATGCCAACCTGACGCTGGTGCGGCAGGACGACGCCGATCACTATGCCCTGCTGGGGAGTGTCAGCACCCTGCCGATGGCCTACAACATGGCGTTCGACCCGCAGAGCCGCAAGGTCTACCTGCCGGCCATGGACTTCACCGTGCCCGCCACTGGCAAGGACGAGCCCAAGGCCGACCCGATCTTTCACCCGGGGACCTTCTCGGTCACCACCCTGGCACCTTAA
- a CDS encoding TonB-dependent siderophore receptor produces MKSRAKSVAGNSVKQWLGASALAVSGLALLPLSVAQAAEASTQHSAVFNFSIVAKPLPQALNDFSRVTGLSVVYTDEAPYGLQAPAVSGQMSAEQAMQRLLGNSGFTFRRTDEHTLALEPLPTEGALNLGATTINGSRPVDGGGTSYQPPQVTSIARSSASLQEIPQTINVVPAQVIRDQTPRNLDDALKNISGITQANTLGSTQDAVMIRGFGDNRNGSIMRDSMPLVQGRSLNATTERVEVLKGPASLLYGIQDPGGVVNLVSKKPQLEQYNAVTVRGSTYGSGKNGSGGSLDSTGAIGDTNLAYRMIVDHEDEDYWRDYGTHRETLIAPSLAWFGDNTKLLFAYEHREFLTPFDRGTAIDPKTNHPLNIPAGRRLDEPFNNMEGRSDLYHFEADHDLNDNWKAHFGYSWNRETYDASQVRTVSVNANGTLTRSMDGTQGALTTDRFTTASLEGKVQLAGMQHDLVFGLDDEYRKIYRADLIRQSPRSTFSYLDPVYGREVPGSTVSAKDSDQTDLLRSDAAFLQDSIHLDDQWILVAGGRFETFDEYAGKGRPFQVNTNTNGQKFSPRYGLVYRYTDELSFYGSYTESFKPNSTIAPLVTTGTQRLILDGSIEPEESKSWELGAKLDMPGRVTATAALFDIHKRNVLVTVAEGLTNVYSVAGEVRSRGLEMDVSGQLSDRWSVIGSYAYTDAKVTKDANYQGNDLQNVAKNSGSLSAVYDFGTLLGGDQLRVGAGARYVGERAGDAANTFDLPGYTVADAFATYDTKVEGQKVKFQLNVKNLFDKTYYTSAVSRVFVSMGDSRQVSLSSTLEF; encoded by the coding sequence ATGAAGTCCAGGGCAAAATCGGTGGCAGGCAATTCGGTCAAACAGTGGCTCGGCGCTTCGGCGCTGGCGGTTTCAGGGCTGGCCCTGTTGCCGTTGAGCGTGGCCCAGGCGGCCGAGGCGAGCACGCAGCACAGTGCCGTCTTCAACTTTTCCATCGTCGCCAAGCCACTGCCCCAGGCCCTCAACGATTTCAGCCGGGTCACCGGCCTCAGTGTGGTCTACACCGACGAAGCGCCCTATGGCCTGCAGGCCCCGGCCGTCAGTGGCCAGATGAGTGCCGAGCAGGCCATGCAGCGCCTGCTGGGCAACTCCGGGTTCACTTTCCGCCGCACCGACGAGCACACCCTGGCCCTGGAGCCGCTGCCGACCGAGGGGGCGCTGAACCTCGGCGCCACCACCATCAACGGCAGCCGTCCGGTCGACGGCGGCGGCACCAGCTACCAGCCGCCGCAAGTCACCTCGATTGCCCGCTCGAGTGCCTCGCTGCAGGAAATTCCGCAGACCATCAACGTGGTCCCGGCCCAGGTCATTCGTGACCAGACCCCGCGCAACCTGGACGACGCGCTGAAGAACATCAGCGGTATCACCCAGGCCAACACCCTCGGCAGCACCCAGGACGCGGTGATGATCCGGGGCTTCGGTGACAACCGTAACGGCTCGATCATGCGCGACAGCATGCCGCTGGTGCAGGGCCGTTCCTTGAATGCGACCACCGAGCGCGTCGAAGTGCTCAAGGGCCCGGCGTCGCTGCTGTACGGCATCCAGGACCCGGGCGGGGTGGTCAACCTGGTCAGCAAGAAGCCCCAGTTGGAGCAGTACAACGCGGTGACTGTCCGTGGCTCCACCTATGGCTCCGGTAAGAATGGCAGCGGTGGCAGCCTCGACAGCACCGGGGCGATCGGCGACACCAACCTGGCCTACCGGATGATCGTCGATCATGAGGACGAGGATTACTGGCGCGACTACGGCACCCACCGTGAAACCCTGATCGCACCGTCGCTGGCCTGGTTCGGCGACAACACCAAGCTGTTGTTCGCCTACGAACATCGCGAGTTCCTGACCCCGTTCGACCGCGGTACCGCCATCGACCCGAAGACCAACCATCCGCTGAACATTCCGGCCGGCCGCCGCCTGGACGAGCCGTTCAACAACATGGAAGGCCGCTCCGATCTCTATCACTTCGAGGCCGATCATGACCTGAACGACAACTGGAAGGCCCATTTCGGCTACAGCTGGAACCGCGAGACCTACGATGCCAGCCAGGTGCGTACCGTCTCGGTGAACGCCAACGGCACCCTGACCCGCAGCATGGACGGCACCCAGGGCGCGCTGACCACCGACCGCTTCACCACCGCCAGCCTCGAGGGCAAGGTGCAGCTCGCCGGCATGCAGCATGACCTGGTGTTCGGCCTCGACGACGAGTACCGCAAGATCTATCGTGCCGACCTGATCCGCCAGAGTCCGCGCAGCACCTTCAGCTACCTCGACCCGGTGTACGGCCGTGAAGTGCCGGGCTCCACCGTCAGCGCCAAGGACAGCGACCAGACCGACCTGCTGCGCAGCGATGCGGCGTTCTTGCAGGACTCGATCCACCTCGATGACCAGTGGATCCTGGTCGCCGGTGGCCGCTTCGAAACCTTCGACGAATACGCCGGCAAGGGCCGGCCGTTCCAGGTCAACACCAACACCAACGGACAGAAGTTCTCGCCGCGCTACGGCCTGGTCTACCGCTACACCGACGAACTGTCGTTCTACGGCAGCTACACCGAGTCGTTCAAGCCCAACTCGACCATCGCCCCACTGGTCACCACCGGCACCCAGCGGCTGATTCTCGACGGTTCGATCGAACCGGAAGAGTCCAAGTCCTGGGAGCTGGGGGCCAAGCTCGACATGCCGGGCCGTGTGACCGCCACCGCGGCGCTGTTCGATATCCACAAGCGCAACGTGCTGGTTACCGTCGCCGAGGGCCTGACCAACGTCTACAGCGTCGCCGGTGAAGTGCGTTCCCGTGGCCTGGAAATGGATGTCAGCGGCCAGTTGAGCGATCGCTGGAGCGTGATCGGCAGCTACGCCTACACCGATGCCAAGGTGACCAAGGACGCCAACTACCAGGGCAACGACCTGCAGAACGTGGCGAAGAACAGCGGCTCGCTGTCGGCGGTGTACGACTTCGGAACTCTCCTCGGTGGCGACCAGCTGCGCGTTGGCGCCGGTGCCCGCTATGTCGGCGAACGTGCCGGCGATGCGGCCAACACCTTCGACCTGCCGGGCTACACCGTGGCCGATGCCTTCGCGACCTACGACACCAAGGTCGAGGGGCAGAAGGTCAAGTTCCAGCTCAACGTGAAGAACCTGTTCGACAAGACCTACTACACCTCGGCGGTCAGCCGGGTGTTCGTCTCGATGGGGGATTCGCGGCAGGTCTCGCTATCCAGCACCCTGGAGTTCTGA